Proteins encoded in a region of the Perognathus longimembris pacificus isolate PPM17 chromosome 11, ASM2315922v1, whole genome shotgun sequence genome:
- the Tfb2m gene encoding dimethyladenosine transferase 2, mitochondrial yields the protein MWGPATPRRLLWALAGAGRLRPGKPRAAPRACAAGSLRRWLGSFLQPLPYLDYEETMPWEPRSRLDPRRYITNLKLAHTVAPILMRGSKKNRPPIMECNPGPGILTELLLGYGSSVIVLESEKVFIPHLESLGNNKVKLDVVHCDFFKLDPKVCEIMKPPVLTSQTLFENLGLTPVSWSEDVPLKIFGILPIRYERKALWKLMYCLYACNSIYRYGRVELDLIVSEREYQKIKGSPRSPDNYQVLSVVCQVACDIKLLHKEPCSSFSIYNQNGKVEKPKNKEILELIDQDMYLIRLIPRKNLFTENLTPINFDIFFHMIRHCFGKPNASILHHLRALSPIDAKIILKKMKLAESTKVNKMSPRDFKLLFETVESMEGDSVYKWLYDNSMDDSLI from the exons ATGTGGGGCCCCGCCACCCCGCGGCGGCTGCTGTGGGCCCTGGCGGGCGCCGGGCGCCTCCGCCCCGGGAAGCCCCGAGCGGCGCCGCGGGCCTGTGCGGCGGGGAGCCTCCGCCGCTGGTTGGGCTCCTTCCTGCAGCCGCTGCCCTACCTGGACTACGAGGAGACCATGCCCTGGGAGCCCCGGAGCCGCCTGGACCCCAGGCGCTACATCACCAACCTCAAGCTGGCGCACACCGTGGCGCCGATCCTCATGCGGGGGAGCAAGAAGAACCGCCCGCCCATCATGGAGTGCAATCCCG GTCCTGGAATTTTGACTGAATTGTTACTTGGTTATGGTAGCAGTGTGATTGTCCTTGAAAGTGAAAAAGTTTTTATTCCACATTTGGAG TCCTTAGGGAACAATAAAGTAAAGCTGGACGTGGTCCACTGTGACTTCTTTAAACTGGATCCCAAGGTGTGTGAAATAATGAAGCCACCCGTCTTGACTTCACAAACACTTTTTGAAAATTTGGGGCTAACACCAGTTTCCTGGTCAGAAG ATGTCCCTTTAAAGATATTTGGAATCTTACCCATCCGATATGAAAGAAAGGCACTTTGGAAACTTATGTATTGTttgtatgcctgtaattctatataTAGATATGGGCGAGTAGAACTGGACTTAATCGttagtgaaagagaataccag AAAATAAAGGGCAGTCCCCGAAGTCCAGACAATTATCAAGTGCTGAGTGTGGTTTGTCAGGTGGCCTGTGACATCAAGTTACTTCACAAG GAGCCTTGTTCATCATTTAGTATATATAACCAAAATGGGAAGGTAGAAAAGCCAAAGAATAAG GAAATATTAGAACTGATAGACCAAGACATGTATTTGATTCGGTTGATTCCTCGTAAAAATTTATTTACAGAAAACTTAACTCCTATTAACTTTGACATATTTTTTCATATGATACGGCACTGTTTTGGGAAGCCCAATGCCAGTATTCTACATCACTTAcg TGCACTGAGTCCAATTGATGCAAAGATAATactgaagaaaatgaaacttGCTGAATCAACGAAGGTTAATAAAATGTCCCCTCGTGACTTTAAGCTGCTTTTTGAAACAGTAGAGAGTATGGAAGGCGATAGTGTCTACAAGTGGCTGTATGATAACAGCATGGACGACTCCTTGATATAG